In Tetrapisispora phaffii CBS 4417 chromosome 6, complete genome, a single genomic region encodes these proteins:
- the ERV1 gene encoding flavin-linked sulfhydryl oxidase (similar to Saccharomyces cerevisiae ERV1 (YGR029W); ancestral locus Anc_4.167), whose protein sequence is MSSRSTEETKGLTGRTVVYDEDGKPCRACNTLEDFRFVTGKVTTSKIAAAGKPAKTMPEESLIPGSRSYERTNPPDVNELGKSTWNFLHSMTAQYPKEPSPVQKTEMSNFLHLFSRVYPCNWCAKDFEKYLKENAPKVNSREELGRWMCEAHNSVNVKLRKEKFNCDFWEKRWREGWEE, encoded by the exons ATGTCAAGTAGATCTACCGAAGAAACAAAAGGACTGACGGGAAGGACAGTTGTGTATGATGAGGATGGCAAGCC ATGTCGAGCTTGCAATACATTAGAAGATTTCAGATTTGTTACGGGGAAAGTAACAACTTCAAAGATAGCAGCAGCCGGTAAACCTGCAAAAACCATGCCAGAAGAGTCTTTGATCCCTGGATCAAGAAGTTACGAAAGGACTAACCCACCGGATGTCAACGAGCTAGGCAAGTCTACGTGGAACTTCCTCCACAGTATGACAGCACAATACCCAAAGGAGCCCAGTCCAGTGCAAAAAACAGAGATGAGCAACTTCTTACATCTGTTCAGCCGTGTGTACCCATGCAATTGGTGTGCTAAGGATTTTGAGAAATACTTGAAAGAGAACGCTCCAAAGGTGAATTCAAGAGAAGAGTTAGGAAGATGGATGTGTGAAGCACATAACTCAGTCAACGTGAAATTACGTAAGGAGAAATTCAATTGTGATTTCTGGGAGAAAAGATGGAGAGAAGGTTGGGAAGAATAG